A DNA window from Pungitius pungitius chromosome 1, fPunPun2.1, whole genome shotgun sequence contains the following coding sequences:
- the nsun5 gene encoding probable 28S rRNA (cytosine-C(5))-methyltransferase, which yields MALYMKAAEILEKAEAKQGALKTLVYDSKFPHIKQLFALVCETQKFSAILEEIIESTKLLKQTKLGINLAKVLVYDLLIGRGLKCGGSWKTMMMKHRARMQAVLARMKVKQKVSRNQDLLPQSVQKLVGDQLPRYVRVNTLKTTVEDAVDYLKRDGFCYLGQATRLGDLSLKRKDFVRDMLLPELLVFPPKTEFHEHFLYKAGHVILQDKASCLPAYLLNPPPGSHVIDACAAPGNKTSHLAALMENKGKLFAFDLDPKRLATMSTLLLRAGVTCQQLAHQDFLKVDPDSPQFKDVEYILLDPSCSGSGMVCLRDGVSSADQEKDQARLASLASFQLLCLNHGLKFPRLKRLVYSTCSIHSQENEEVVTACLQQNPDFRLVPLLPQWPERGLDPLTQCLRASTTKTRTHGFFVALLEKHTGAGNKRPEPALQISEPEAMPLSPTTSEKIPAASEENRPAASEEEEVEEEEEVEVVVPTPAMKRRKRIKKKKAAATVE from the exons ATGGCGCTGTACATGAAAGCTGCTGAGATCCTGGAGAAAGCCGAGGCGAAGCAGGGCGCTTTGAAAACTCTGGTTTACGACAGCAAATTCCCACACATCAAGCAGCTGTTTGCTCTCGTGTGTGAGACGCAAAAGTTCTCCGCCATCCTGGAGGAGATCATCGAGTCCACCAAGCTGCTCAAACAGACCAAGCTGGGCATAAACCTGGCCAAAGTGCTGGTGTACGACCTGCTGATCGGCCGCGGGCTCAAGTGCGGCGGCTCCTGGAAgaccatgatgatgaagcatCGCGCCAGGATGCAGGCGGTGCTGGCCCGCATGAAGGTGAAGCAGAAAGTCAGCAGGAACCAGGACCTGCTCCCGCAAAGCGTCCAGAAGCTCGTCGGGGACCAGCTGCCCAGGTACGTGCGCGTAAACACCCTGAAGACCACCGTGGAGGATGCGGTGGACTATCTGAAGAGGGATGGCTTCTGCTACCTGGGACAGGCCACCAGGCTGGGGGACTTGTCCCTGAAGAGGAAAGACTTTGTGAGGGACATGCTTCTGCCAGAGCTGCTGGTCTTTCCTCCTAAAACCGAGTTTCATGAGCATTTCCTATACAAGGCTGGTCACGTCATTCTGCAGGACAAAGCCAGCTGCCTCCCCGCATACCTGCTCAACCCCCCACCTGGCAGCCATGTCATCGACGCCTGTGCTGCCCCGGGCAACAAGACCAGCCACCTGGCCGCCCTCATGGAGAACAAGGGCAAGCTGTTTGCCTTTGATTTGGACCCCAAGCGTCTGGCCACCATGTCGACTCTCCTGCTCCGGGCCGGGGTCACCTGCCAGCAGCTGGCCCACCAGGACTTCTTAAAGGTGGACCCCGACAGCCCGCAGTTTAAAGATGTTGAGTATATCCTGCTGGATCCATCCTGCAGTGGCTCAG GTATGGTGTGTCTCCGGGACGGCGTGTCTTCTGCAGACCAGGAGAAGGATCAGGCCCGTCTGGCCTCCTTGGCCTCTTTCCAGCTGCTGTGCCTGAACCACGGCCTTAAGTTCCCCCGTCTGAAGCGCCTGGTGTACTCCACCTGCTCCATCCACAGCCAGGAGAACGAAGAGGTCGTAACGGCCTGTCTGCAGCAGAACCCGGACTTCAG GTTGGTTCCTCTGCTGCCTCAGTGGCCAGAACGTGGCCTGGATCCACTCACCCAGTGTCTTCGTGCCAGCACTACCAAGACTCGCACACACGGCTTCTTTGTGGCTCTGCTGGAGAAGCACACTGGGGCTGGGAATAAGAGGCCAGAGCCAGCGCTTCAGATAAG CGAGCCGGAGGCGATGCCGCTCAGCCCGACCACCAGCGAGAAGATACCTGCCGCTTCAGAAGAAAACAGACCTGCCGcttcagaagaagaggaggtggaggaggaggaggaggtggaggtggtcgTCCCAACACCTGCaatgaagaggagaaagaggatcaagaagaagaaggcagctGCCACAGTGGAGTGA